From Medicago truncatula cultivar Jemalong A17 chromosome 7, MtrunA17r5.0-ANR, whole genome shotgun sequence, a single genomic window includes:
- the LOC11423183 gene encoding ammonium transporter 2 member 4: MELPSNLLPDEASPEWMNKGDNAWQLTAATMVGLQSIPGLVILYGSLVKKTWAINSAFMAFYAFASVLLCWVSWAYQMSFGEKMVFFLGKPNVALDEKFLLGKAFLGNFPNATMVFYQGVFAGLTLILIAGALLGRMNIRAWMLFVPLWVTFSYTVVAFSIWCPDGWLAKRGVIDFAGGYVIHLSAGVAGFTAAYWVGPRADKDRETFPAATNNMIMVLAGAGLLWMGWSGFNGGAPFVASTIASLAILNTHVCTAASITVWVMLDTFYFGKPTVFGAVQGMITGLVCITPAAGVVQGWAAILMGFISGSIPWYTMMVLHNKVNFLKKIDDPMAVFHTHAIAGALGGILTGFFAVPKLCRLFYMVPDWEKYIGLAYGLQNKGATQAGLKQMVIQIEAIVFVICYNVLMTSLICLIVRVIVPLRLNGDALQMGDKAIHGEDAFALHSEATKFVNIKRNQVYDTQDFSSIPESRSLGELQMV, encoded by the exons ATGGAGCTACCTTCAAACCTGTTGCCTGATGAAGCAAGCCCAGAGTGGATGAACAAAGGGGACAACGCATGGCAATTAACAGCAGCAACAATGGTTGGGCTTCAAAGCATTCCCGGGCTTGTCATACTTTACGGAAGCCTAGTGAAGAAAACATGGGCTATAAACTCAGCTTTCATGGCCTTCTATGCATTTGCATCCGTTCTCCTTTGTTGGGTTTCATGGGCATACCAAATGTCATTTGGGGAGAAAATGGTATTTTTCTTAGGGAAACCAAATGTAGCATTAGATGAAAAGTTTTTGTTGGGGAAAGCATTTTTGGGGAATTTTCCTAATGCTACAATGGTATTTTATCAAGGTGTTTTCGCTGGTCTTACTTTGATTTTGATAGCTGGTGCTTTACTTGGGAGAATGAACATTCGTGCATGGATGTTGTTTGTGCCACTTTGGGTTACATTCTCGTACACTGTTGTTGCCTTTAGTATTTGGTGTCCTGATGGTTGGTTGGCTAAACGTGGGGTTATTGATTTTGCTGGGGGATATGTTATTCACCTCTCTGCTGGTGTTGCTGGTTTTACTGCTGCTTATTGG GTGGGTCCTCGAGCAGACAAGGACAGGGAAACATTTCCAGCAGCAACAAATAACATGATAATGGTGCTTGCAGGCGCAGGACTGCTTTGGATGGGTTGGAGTGGATTCAACGGTGGAGCTCCATTTGTGGCTAGTACCATTGCATCTCTTGCTATCCTTAACACACACGTGTGTACTGCTGCTAGCATCACGGTATGGGTCATGCTTGATACCTTCTACTTTGGCAAGCCTACTGTGTTTGGCGCCGTACAGGGCATGATCACTGGTCTTGTTTGCATTACACCTGCCGCAG GAGTTGTGCAGGGGTGGGCAGCAATCTTGATGGGTTTCATATCAGGAAGTATACCATGGTACACGATGATGGTACTCCACAACAAGGTTAATTTCTTAAAGAAAATCGATGATCCCATGGCAGTGTTCCACACCCACGCCATAGCTGGTGCTCTTGGTGGCATTCTCACTGGCTTCTTTGCCGTGCCTAAACTATGTCGTCTCTTCTATATGGTGCCTGATTGGGAAAAATACATTGGTCTTGCCTATGGCCTACAAAATAAAGGCGCAACTCAAGCGGGTTTGAAACAGATGGTGATCCAAATTGAGGCCATAGTTTTTGTGATTTGCTACAACGTTTTAATGACGAGTTTGATTTGCTTGATTGTGAGGGTTATAGTACCACTTAGGCTTAATGGTGATGCGTTACAAATGGGAGACAAGGCAATTCATGGAGAGGATGCTTTTGCCTTGCATAGTGAGGCAACTAAATTTGTGAACATTAAGCGCAATCAGGTTTATGATACACAAGATTTCTCGTCCATTCCCGAGTCTAGATCATTAGGTGAACTTCAAATGGTATGA
- the LOC11424480 gene encoding uncharacterized protein codes for MSDGGAFQLQILDGTNLRDLDLSSTVFDRAFTGAQLLDIAHSRASLSLFDLPLPDPLKTSALNRLRSSNSDADVVFSLETEYQPAKASEILKLYIAAIADELKDNPIVISILDGSTLRLLFEDEDDFAMLAENLFTDLDVEDKGKISKSQIRSALVQMGVDMGVPPFSEYPQLNDLLRKHGADGEEELGQAQFAQLLQSVIQDLEVELSKKNFVFVQNIQIINGFKIRQLLANEKELSSFVEKALQEKANAKDGLESTEIIRSFLERDAKELGLPLSEAGDAAALFYDSVFADVAKEKDGVELDKEELAKLLKDILEKMAEQLELSPVYQEFA; via the exons ATGTCAGACGGAGGAGCGTTTCAATTGCAGATACTTGACGGAACTAACCTCAGAGACCTCGATCTATCTTCCACCGTCTTTGATCGTGCGTTCACCGGAGCTCAATTACTCGACATTGCTCATTCACGtgcttctctttctctcttcgaTCTTCCTTTACCTGATCCTCTCAAAACCTCTGCTCTCAACCGCCTCCGTAGCAGTAACTCCGATGCCGATGTTGTCTTTTCCCTTGAGACCGAGTACCAACCTGCTAAAGCCTCTGAAATCCTTAAACTCTACATCGCCGCCATCGCCGATGAACTCAAAG ATAATCCAATTGTAATATCAATCTTGGATGGAAGTACTCTTCGTTTGTTATTTGAGGATGAGGATGATTTTGCAATGTTAGCAGAAAATCTATTCACTGACTTGGATGTTGAAGATAAGGGGAAAATCAGCAAGAGCCAAATTCGAAGTGCTCTTGTTCAGATGGGTGTCGACATGGGAGTTCCTCCTTTCTCAG AATATCCTCAGTTAAATGACTTGTTGAGAAAACATGGAGCGGATGGAGAAGAAGAGCTGGGCCAAGCACAATTTGCACAGCTTCTGCAGTCTGTAATACAAGATCTTGAGGTGGAACTTTCCAAAAAGAATTTTGTTTTCGTCCAGAATATCCAAATCATAAATGGCTTTAAGATAAGACAG CTATTGGCCAATGAAAAGGAGTTAAGCAGCTTTGTAGAGAAGGCATTACAGGAAAAAGCCAATGCAAAGGATGGTCTAGAAAGCACTGAAATAATAAGGAGCTTCCTTGAGAGAGATGCTAAGGAGTTGGGTTTACCACTATCTGAAGCTGGCGATGCAGCTGCTCTTTTCTATGATTCTGTTTTTGCTGATGTAGCCAAAGAGAAAGATGGAGTAGAATTAGATAAAGAAGAGCTGGCAAAACTTCTGAAGGATATCTTGGAGAAAATGGCAGAGCAACTTGAGTTGAGTCCAGTATATCAGGAGTTTGCTTGA